In the genome of Campylobacter concisus, the window GCTTTATTTCTTTCCACTCATTAGCTTACAGCAGCTTAGCGTCCTTGCTATCAACTACATCTTTAGCATTTTTTATCCATTAAGCGCCGCACTTCATATCGCTTCGTATGGCGACATTTTTGATGGATTGCTAAATAATGTTTTAAATTTTAGACTAAGCTCGACTAAAATTTTCGTGCCAGCCATTATTTTTATCTTTTATAATATCGCTTCACTTCTAGCTATAAAATTTAGATCCATATTCTACATTTTACCGCTGCTTGGGCTTTTGTGTTTTGCTATTGCCAGCTATAAAATTTACACCTAAGCGATCTTCATACCATAAAATTTCATTATCTTGTTATGAATTATCAAAGATATATACATTATAACAGCACCTAAAATTAGCCTAGTTAAGTCTGTATCCTTTTGCCAAAAGACTAAATTTACAATGATGGCAGCTGGAATAAGAGCGTTATTCATGATAGCAAGCACGCCGCTATCGACCTCGCAAGCACCTTTGTTCCACATAAAATATCCAACTCCACTAGCGACTATGCCAAGCCAGAGAAGCACTAAAATTTGTGTTGAAGTAAGTGAAAATTTGGCTGGGTTGCCAAGAGCAAGAAGCGCAACGACAGCTACAAAAAATGCACCAAAGTGAAAGTAGCCAAAGACATTTTTTTGATCCACGTCAAATTTTTCTAAAAGTGCCTTATATGCACTCTGCCCTGCTCCAAAGCAGATATTTGCCGCTTGCACTAGCAAAAAGCCCTTTAATACACCATCGTTTATAGCGCCGTATTTTATAACCAAAGCTCCAAAAACCGCAACGCCAACGCTAAATAGATAAAGTGGTCTAAATTTAAAGCTAAATGCGTCATAGATGAGCGTCACATAAAACGGCGTAAAAATGGTAAAAAGTGCGACTTCTGGCACGCTTAAATACAAAAATGAATTGTAATAAAATAGATACATAAGTCCTATTTGCACCGCTCCAATCGCCATGATGCCAAATGCGAGCTTTGGACTGATGCTACGAAATTTTGTAAATGGCAAAAAGACTAAGCTCGCAAGCGCAACCCGAATAAAAACAGCCAAATAGCTATCAACCTTGCCAGCTAAAAACTCACCTATCAAACTAAAGCTAAACGCCCACAAAATGGTTACAAAGATCAGTTTATTCAATTATCACCTCATTTATTTTTCTTGCACATTCAAAAAAATACTCAAGCTTGTTTAGCTCAAGTAAATCGCCATCAAGGATAAAATTTGCCCTATCGCTAAAATTTTTCTCACTCACAAACAAAAATTCTTCATATTTTATCTCGCCATTAAGATAGCCATTTAGCAGATCAATAAAATCACTATCAAGCTTATCTTGCTTCAAATCTTGCAAATTTAACTTTGCATTTAAGCCTTTGATTGTGCTTTCTAGCTCTTTTAGGCGAGTGATTATCCTATTTTCTTCATCGCTTAAATCAAGTGCCGCCTTTTGCTCTTCAATGCGTTTAACTTGACTTTGCTTACTAAGACTTAAGCTATCAGGCAGCTTCCACTCAAACTCCACTCTAGGCCTGTTCGCATCAGCGTAAGCGCCTATCATCTGCGAAGTCGTTCTCTCACCTTTTTTAAAGCTGTTATTATTCACACTTTGCGTATCTTTTAAGTAAATTCTTGGAGCAAATTTACTCTTTTGTTTCTCATTTTCTTGCTCTTTTATAAATTTTTCTTGCTCCATCGCCCCAAGTTTTGCGCTTATATCATCTTTACTAAAATCAGGCATCATTATCTTTGAGCCAGCATTAAAGCCGATCTCGCCGTTTGAGAGCAAATTTATCCTTGAGTTTAGCTCAGCTAGCTTAAGCCCAAGCTCGTCAAGCTCAGATCTTTTTTTATCAAGAGTAAAATTTATCGCATCAAACTCAGCTTTATTTATCTCGCCATACTCAAACCAAAACTCATTTTCAGCCGCAGCCTTAGCAAAGCTATCCACAAATTTTGTCTCTAAATTTATAAGCGAATTTAGGGCAACGGCATTAAAATAGACCTTTGCGACCTGAAAAGCAGTGAGGTTCATCAGCTCTTCATCTTTGTAAATTTTCTCCACGCCCTTGTGGTCTAAAATTTTATCAGCAGCCTCACTCGCACCGCCGTCAAAGATAAGATATTCAACCTTTGCCGTGATCGAGCCTGCCTTTGTCATATATCCGCCCTTTATCTCATCAGGCACAAAGGTATATCTGCCATCAAGGGATAAATTTAGCTTTTTACTCTTATTTTTATTTATATATTCATTTTTATTAAATTCTTTCAAACTCTCAAGCCTTGCACTTTGCGCTAGAGCGATGATCTCTAGTAAATTTCCAGCCCAAAGAGGCAAAGCAAAGAGCAAAACTCCCAAAATTTTCTTCAAATTCTCTCCCTTTCATAAAATTTTCTTATAAATTTATCAAGATTATAAACCCATGCAAAAAGCACTGGCACGACAAGCAAGCTTAGCAAGGTCGAGCTAATGAGCCCAAAGATGATGCTTATAGCCATAGGTGAGTTTGCCTCAAAGCCAGCACCCCTGCTAAGTGCAAGCGGCAGCATAGCAAATATCATGGCAAAAGTGGTCATCAAAACAGCCCTTAGGCGCTTTTTTGCAGCCATTTTCACAGCTTCGTTTGCCTCTATGCCGCTATTTGCAAAGTAGTTTGCAAAATCAACTACCAAAATGGCGTTTTTACCGACCATGCCAAAGAGCAAGATGACGCCAACCATGACAAATAGGCTAAATGGATTGCCGCTTATAAAAAGTCCGATCACCACGCCACAAAAGGCAAGCGGCATGGCAAGCATGATGAGAAATGGCAGCAAAAAGCTCTCGTAGAGTGCCGC includes:
- a CDS encoding TolC family protein, translating into MKKILGVLLFALPLWAGNLLEIIALAQSARLESLKEFNKNEYINKNKSKKLNLSLDGRYTFVPDEIKGGYMTKAGSITAKVEYLIFDGGASEAADKILDHKGVEKIYKDEELMNLTAFQVAKVYFNAVALNSLINLETKFVDSFAKAAAENEFWFEYGEINKAEFDAINFTLDKKRSELDELGLKLAELNSRINLLSNGEIGFNAGSKIMMPDFSKDDISAKLGAMEQEKFIKEQENEKQKSKFAPRIYLKDTQSVNNNSFKKGERTTSQMIGAYADANRPRVEFEWKLPDSLSLSKQSQVKRIEEQKAALDLSDEENRIITRLKELESTIKGLNAKLNLQDLKQDKLDSDFIDLLNGYLNGEIKYEEFLFVSEKNFSDRANFILDGDLLELNKLEYFFECARKINEVIIE
- a CDS encoding EamA family transporter, with the protein product MNKLIFVTILWAFSFSLIGEFLAGKVDSYLAVFIRVALASLVFLPFTKFRSISPKLAFGIMAIGAVQIGLMYLFYYNSFLYLSVPEVALFTIFTPFYVTLIYDAFSFKFRPLYLFSVGVAVFGALVIKYGAINDGVLKGFLLVQAANICFGAGQSAYKALLEKFDVDQKNVFGYFHFGAFFVAVVALLALGNPAKFSLTSTQILVLLWLGIVASGVGYFMWNKGACEVDSGVLAIMNNALIPAAIIVNLVFWQKDTDLTRLILGAVIMYISLIIHNKIMKFYGMKIA